From one Peredibacter starrii genomic stretch:
- a CDS encoding DUF3341 domain-containing protein, which yields MQRRLLVYEFDSHEEFREALLQIEAKGLTFRAYTPVPEDDIMKFRSKGTNLVIVYAVIGGFLGFITGFALQYYSNVYHFPINVGGRPLNSWPAFMIICFELTILFSALGIFASIFILNRYPRFDHSLFDLPDFNERRDRHFFLTTTEEVTLDKAIKRFNLTLH from the coding sequence ATGCAAAGAAGACTTCTAGTTTACGAATTTGATTCTCATGAAGAATTTAGAGAGGCCCTTCTTCAGATCGAAGCGAAGGGACTTACCTTTCGCGCGTACACTCCTGTACCAGAAGATGACATCATGAAATTCCGATCAAAAGGTACTAATCTTGTGATCGTTTATGCTGTCATTGGTGGATTTCTCGGATTCATTACAGGATTTGCTCTTCAATATTATTCCAACGTCTATCATTTCCCGATCAACGTGGGAGGGCGACCACTCAACAGCTGGCCCGCTTTTATGATTATTTGTTTCGAGCTCACCATTCTATTTTCAGCTCTCGGAATATTCGCATCTATTTTTATTTTGAATCGCTATCCGCGTTTTGATCATTCGCTTTTTGATTTGCCTGATTTTAATGAAAGACGAGATCGCCATTTCTTTCTTACCACAACTGAGGAGGTGACCCTTGATAAAGCCATCAAGCGTTTTAATCTTACTCTTCATTAG
- the nrfD gene encoding NrfD/PsrC family molybdoenzyme membrane anchor subunit: MKPEMHDLSERLSELGVTKSALIFKLFIPMLLLLMVLLIAITYLLLKGTVVWGINIPVAWGFAIINFVWWVGIGHAGTFISAVLLLARQEWRSSINRLAESMTLFAVACAGIFPLLHMGRPWFAYWLLPYPNDMTLIPQYRSPLVWDAFAVTTYLTVSVIFWYVGLIPDFAIAREKTNSKAKQIIFGVLSLGFSGEAREWLIFKKASLLLALIATPLVVSVHTVVSLDFASAGVSGWHSAIFPPFFVIGAIYSGFAMVICMLILLRHKFKIEDLITERHIERSAKLLLMSGTLVTFFYITEFFMAWFGEEYYEIVNLVHRATGEKAWAFWTMLFCNSIAIQLLWIPKFRRNEKLLFVVCIFVLIGMWMERYVIVITSLMDSYLPSGAGNYSPTIWDWLLYLGTFGLFGFGMLFVIRFLPFIPITEVKECKEDF; this comes from the coding sequence ATGAAGCCTGAGATGCACGATTTAAGTGAGAGATTGAGTGAACTCGGGGTCACAAAATCTGCGCTCATTTTTAAACTCTTCATTCCTATGCTCCTGCTTTTGATGGTGCTCCTTATCGCTATCACTTACCTACTTCTAAAAGGAACAGTTGTTTGGGGAATTAATATTCCTGTGGCATGGGGATTTGCGATTATTAATTTTGTCTGGTGGGTTGGAATTGGACACGCAGGAACTTTTATTTCTGCCGTTCTTCTTCTTGCCCGCCAGGAATGGCGAAGCTCAATCAACCGTCTTGCTGAGTCAATGACTTTGTTTGCTGTCGCTTGTGCCGGAATATTTCCTCTGCTTCATATGGGTCGACCTTGGTTTGCTTATTGGCTTCTTCCCTATCCAAACGACATGACACTTATCCCTCAATATCGAAGTCCTCTGGTTTGGGACGCTTTTGCCGTAACCACTTATCTAACGGTCTCAGTGATCTTTTGGTATGTGGGTCTCATTCCAGACTTTGCCATCGCGAGGGAAAAAACCAACTCGAAAGCAAAGCAGATCATATTTGGAGTTTTAAGTTTGGGCTTTAGTGGTGAGGCACGCGAGTGGCTAATCTTTAAGAAGGCCAGTCTCCTACTTGCTTTGATAGCCACACCTCTCGTAGTTTCGGTTCACACGGTGGTGTCGTTAGACTTTGCTTCGGCCGGAGTTTCTGGCTGGCACTCGGCCATCTTTCCGCCCTTCTTCGTAATCGGCGCCATCTATTCTGGTTTTGCCATGGTTATCTGTATGCTTATTCTTCTTCGACATAAATTTAAAATCGAAGATCTAATTACTGAAAGGCATATCGAACGAAGTGCCAAGCTGTTACTTATGAGTGGTACTCTCGTGACCTTCTTTTATATCACCGAGTTTTTCATGGCCTGGTTTGGTGAGGAATATTACGAGATCGTAAACCTTGTTCATCGAGCGACAGGAGAAAAGGCCTGGGCATTCTGGACCATGCTGTTTTGTAACTCGATCGCCATTCAACTTCTCTGGATTCCCAAGTTCAGAAGAAACGAAAAACTTCTTTTCGTCGTATGCATTTTTGTCCTCATTGGCATGTGGATGGAGAGATACGTAATCGTGATTACCAGCCTCATGGATTCGTACTTACCTTCAGGAGCAGGAAATTACTCTCCAACAATCTGGGACTGGCTTCTTTATCTGGGTACCTTTGGTCTTTTTGGTTTTGGAATGCTTTTTGTGATTCGCTTCTTGCCATTTATTCCGATTACTGAGGTTAAAGAATGCAAAGAAGACTTCTAG
- a CDS encoding 4Fe-4S dicluster domain-containing protein — MSQIEPNKEFEGPAHLSDMDRRDFLKYMGLFSTMTFLSNCTRPAQNILPMPREIEEYSTRSYEFYTSAFSSNGFSQGIKVKCFQGRPIKIEGNENHPYSFGATTAQAQALLYDLYHPGRNQKIQWRGKEKKLSEFPDLMKDMTSRWGKGEEVGFIFPAQHSPFVNQLIDKIQEKYPESKWISLSPYKQTAWNLITELNQDVVISFDEDAFFHRPDAIKLSREFMKRRERAITSNNKEAMNELYVYESSPTLMGAKADSRVNITREEIWNDAVDLMNIIAGNPVMNERMQKLYSRIKGRRAIVFLNNSLDPEAKNLEQTINQLLKVDYQYLAFEVPETHMEADFVKLLKNKKIKTLFILESDPVYWNQSLRSLIEGVPEKISLSLFPNESHDLATIKIAQSHPLESWGDLRAIDGSITIQQPLIEPIYTSLSLPQVLLGILGETKTPLTLLKETYQSRWEEGLQKGWMAGETNSILAPLNQFPKRKLTDGFNIKLVPDPTVGYGEFANNPIMQELPKPFSKLTWSNAFYISPEDAEVMKLKTGDVIKVKSKKVGIKGPVWVLPGVARETIIATYGYGQQNGTFVAKKRGYSAYAFEQDEAITLEKTSGYIDLASTHGFQMLPEKHSPVKHGRLPLGEKEPKIKVASLYPEHPIPIQEKGPQWGMTIDLTTCIGCQSCVSACQVENNVPFVGEDQVRQDRILHWLRVDTYFNNGQAVFQPIPCMHCEKAPCEVVCPVNATVHGNSGLNEMIYNRCVGTRYCSNNCPYKVRRFNFKAYSVMKKPWNMGFNPDVSVRERGVMEKCTFCIQRQIKGEGKTACQVACPTEAITFGDIKDDTSLVTRKKNLSHNYDLLEDEGTVPRTSYLKVIRYEA; from the coding sequence ATGTCACAGATAGAACCAAATAAAGAATTTGAAGGTCCTGCTCATCTCTCAGATATGGATCGTCGGGACTTCTTAAAGTACATGGGTCTATTCTCGACCATGACCTTTCTTTCAAATTGTACTCGACCGGCGCAAAATATCCTTCCCATGCCCCGTGAAATTGAAGAGTACTCAACCAGAAGTTATGAGTTTTATACAAGTGCATTTTCCTCAAACGGATTCAGCCAAGGGATCAAGGTTAAATGCTTTCAGGGCCGCCCAATTAAGATCGAAGGAAATGAAAATCATCCATACTCATTCGGAGCTACGACTGCCCAGGCACAGGCCTTACTTTATGATCTCTATCATCCCGGAAGAAATCAAAAGATTCAGTGGCGTGGAAAGGAAAAGAAACTAAGCGAATTCCCTGATCTCATGAAGGATATGACTTCTCGTTGGGGCAAGGGAGAAGAAGTTGGTTTTATTTTCCCCGCCCAGCACTCGCCGTTTGTAAATCAGCTCATTGATAAAATTCAAGAGAAGTACCCCGAATCTAAATGGATAAGCTTGTCTCCTTATAAACAAACTGCCTGGAACCTCATTACAGAATTAAATCAGGATGTGGTGATTTCGTTTGATGAAGACGCCTTCTTTCATCGTCCAGACGCTATAAAGTTGTCCCGTGAGTTTATGAAAAGGCGTGAAAGGGCCATCACTTCCAACAACAAAGAGGCGATGAACGAACTCTATGTTTATGAGTCATCACCTACTCTCATGGGCGCCAAGGCCGATTCTCGGGTAAATATCACAAGAGAAGAGATATGGAATGACGCCGTTGATCTCATGAATATCATTGCAGGGAATCCTGTTATGAACGAGAGGATGCAGAAGCTCTATTCTCGTATCAAAGGAAGAAGGGCCATCGTCTTTTTAAATAACAGTTTAGATCCAGAGGCAAAAAATCTTGAGCAAACCATAAATCAATTGTTAAAGGTTGATTACCAGTACTTGGCCTTTGAAGTTCCTGAAACACATATGGAAGCGGATTTTGTTAAGTTACTGAAGAATAAAAAAATTAAAACTCTCTTTATCCTTGAATCAGATCCAGTGTATTGGAACCAAAGTTTGCGCTCTTTAATAGAGGGAGTTCCAGAGAAGATTTCATTGTCCCTATTTCCTAATGAGAGCCATGATCTCGCAACCATTAAGATTGCTCAGTCTCATCCCTTAGAGTCCTGGGGGGACTTAAGGGCAATCGATGGTTCCATTACAATTCAACAACCATTGATAGAACCTATCTACACTTCGCTCTCTCTTCCTCAAGTTTTGCTAGGAATTTTGGGAGAGACGAAGACACCCTTGACTCTCCTTAAAGAGACGTATCAATCACGCTGGGAAGAAGGTCTGCAAAAAGGTTGGATGGCAGGAGAAACAAATTCAATCCTCGCCCCTTTAAATCAATTCCCAAAAAGAAAACTCACCGATGGCTTCAATATCAAATTAGTTCCTGATCCAACTGTTGGATACGGGGAATTTGCCAACAATCCCATCATGCAAGAACTGCCCAAGCCGTTTTCAAAACTTACCTGGAGTAATGCGTTTTATATTTCACCTGAAGATGCAGAGGTAATGAAATTAAAAACGGGTGATGTCATCAAGGTAAAATCTAAGAAAGTGGGAATAAAAGGACCAGTGTGGGTTCTTCCAGGTGTAGCGAGAGAGACAATCATTGCAACTTATGGTTACGGCCAGCAGAATGGAACATTTGTCGCCAAAAAACGTGGCTACAGTGCTTATGCCTTCGAACAAGACGAGGCCATTACTCTTGAGAAGACTAGTGGATACATTGATCTCGCCTCGACACATGGTTTTCAGATGCTTCCCGAGAAACACTCACCAGTGAAGCATGGTCGACTTCCCCTTGGAGAGAAGGAGCCCAAAATTAAAGTCGCAAGTCTTTATCCTGAACATCCAATTCCCATTCAGGAAAAAGGTCCTCAATGGGGCATGACAATTGATCTCACAACTTGCATAGGCTGCCAAAGCTGCGTGAGCGCATGTCAGGTTGAAAATAATGTTCCTTTTGTTGGAGAAGATCAAGTTAGACAGGACCGAATTCTTCATTGGTTAAGAGTCGATACTTACTTCAATAATGGACAAGCAGTTTTTCAACCTATTCCATGTATGCATTGTGAGAAGGCCCCCTGTGAAGTTGTTTGCCCGGTAAATGCGACTGTTCACGGGAATAGTGGTCTCAATGAAATGATTTACAACCGCTGTGTGGGAACCCGTTACTGCTCTAACAATTGTCCCTATAAGGTGAGACGCTTTAATTTTAAAGCTTATTCAGTCATGAAGAAGCCATGGAATATGGGTTTTAATCCTGATGTAAGTGTTCGCGAAAGAGGTGTGATGGAAAAATGCACCTTCTGTATTCAAAGACAAATCAAAGGAGAAGGTAAAACGGCCTGTCAGGTGGCCTGTCCAACTGAAGCAATTACTTTTGGTGATATTAAAGACGATACTTCATTAGTAACACGCAAAAAGAATCTTTCTCATAATTATGACCTTCTGGAAGATGAAGGAACCGTGCCTCGAACCTCTTACTTAAAGGTCATTCGTTATGAAGCCTGA
- a CDS encoding cytochrome c3 family protein has protein sequence MFKLSKEKNRLLKQLIVLSVVLLGSFVCLALIFGQSSYVTDRGHFKEQPLAFSHRTHTHDVGIDCIYCHTQPEKSPQSDLPTTETCYGCHQDVLKTTAYLDPVRSAYQKNDVIKWNRVNLLANHVYFNHSKHLKRNISCETCHGDVTQMPKMTAAHDFTMQWCLSCHRTYHENEKAEDVINRDLKGCYTCHR, from the coding sequence ATGTTTAAACTTTCTAAGGAGAAAAACAGGCTCTTAAAGCAGCTGATTGTTCTTTCAGTGGTTTTGCTCGGTTCATTTGTTTGTCTTGCTCTTATCTTTGGCCAATCATCTTACGTAACAGACAGGGGACATTTTAAAGAACAGCCCCTCGCCTTCTCTCATCGAACTCATACTCATGATGTGGGAATTGATTGCATCTACTGTCATACACAGCCAGAAAAATCTCCACAATCAGATCTCCCTACAACTGAAACCTGTTACGGATGTCATCAGGACGTTCTTAAAACAACGGCCTATCTTGATCCCGTCCGAAGTGCTTATCAGAAAAACGATGTCATCAAGTGGAACAGAGTTAATCTTCTGGCAAACCACGTTTACTTCAATCACTCGAAGCACCTAAAAAGAAATATCAGCTGTGAAACTTGTCATGGTGACGTGACTCAAATGCCAAAGATGACTGCGGCCCATGACTTCACTATGCAGTGGTGCCTAAGTTGTCACCGTACCTATCATGAAAATGAGAAAGCTGAAGACGTTATCAATCGTGATCTTAAAGGTTGTTATACATGTCACAGATAG
- a CDS encoding NnrS family protein — MKYINEPYRVFFPLGTLLFLCGILLWIPQLFNSGEYPVLLHRALMLNGFTASFIGGFLMTAVPKFSQTEEAKPIEVGAFFAVVMLALVSGHMGHEACLKVASALQPITILAFLLRRITKRKQNPPYSFVFIFVGLILWALSSILGIFIESDALMRLHYEGAIAAIILGVGSRLIPGILGHVEIVAAQRSQYERPIPIFKTVPIHFFFLIAAFVGSYFAQEDIGNWIRLVVVGVISFTYWKLYLAPKDKTALTWCIWFSAWLITLSFFLRALWTDAGIHASHSFFINGIALLSFLIATRVLQSHGPKKKELENEKLLFVVTGLVFISSVTRVSAYLLEESYQRHLGYSALILSAAAILWGWKYLRYAK; from the coding sequence ATGAAATACATCAATGAGCCATACCGAGTTTTCTTTCCCCTTGGAACCCTACTCTTTCTTTGCGGGATCCTTCTCTGGATACCTCAGCTCTTTAATTCAGGTGAATATCCTGTTCTCCTTCACCGTGCGCTGATGCTAAATGGATTTACTGCAAGTTTTATTGGTGGCTTTCTTATGACGGCGGTCCCGAAGTTTTCTCAAACGGAAGAAGCAAAGCCCATTGAAGTTGGTGCCTTCTTTGCGGTTGTAATGCTTGCTCTGGTGTCAGGGCACATGGGACATGAAGCATGTCTTAAAGTTGCTTCGGCCCTTCAGCCCATTACCATTCTTGCTTTTTTATTAAGACGAATTACTAAAAGAAAACAAAATCCACCTTACAGCTTTGTCTTTATTTTCGTAGGCCTTATTCTTTGGGCCCTCTCAAGTATCTTAGGCATCTTTATTGAATCGGATGCATTAATGAGACTTCATTATGAAGGTGCTATTGCTGCTATTATTTTGGGTGTCGGCAGTCGACTGATACCTGGTATTTTGGGACATGTGGAAATCGTGGCGGCACAAAGAAGCCAATATGAAAGACCGATTCCTATTTTCAAAACTGTTCCAATCCATTTCTTCTTTTTAATTGCGGCCTTCGTTGGAAGTTACTTCGCCCAGGAGGACATTGGAAACTGGATTAGACTCGTTGTTGTCGGCGTTATCTCATTCACCTATTGGAAACTCTACTTAGCTCCAAAAGATAAAACCGCTCTTACTTGGTGTATTTGGTTTTCAGCTTGGCTAATTACATTAAGCTTTTTCTTACGCGCCCTTTGGACTGATGCAGGGATTCATGCTTCTCACTCATTTTTTATCAATGGTATTGCGCTTCTAAGTTTTTTAATCGCGACACGAGTCCTTCAGTCGCATGGTCCAAAAAAGAAAGAACTTGAGAATGAAAAACTACTTTTTGTAGTTACCGGTTTGGTGTTTATTTCTTCTGTCACTAGAGTGTCGGCTTACCTACTGGAAGAGAGCTATCAACGTCATCTTGGCTATAGTGCTCTGATTCTCAGTGCCGCAGCTATCTTATGGGGATGGAAGTATTTAAGATACGCAAAATAA
- a CDS encoding SGNH/GDSL hydrolase family protein, whose protein sequence is MLKLLFLFIISLPPSVFSSTLLVVGDSHTVGPFGRRLDENLRKEGHKVSTFASCGSIAGWWYTGKKTTCGYLSIDESGKLSEATQHTTPLIENLLSEIRPDIVLVAFGSNYVKTPSDEFVKKDLQKLLTSINASGAKCFWITPPDMRLYRKEIPRIKKLIEETVHCALFDSETVTKYPETGGDGVHYWSAKGTPIAKAWADAVVQSLMTRP, encoded by the coding sequence ATGTTAAAGCTTCTTTTTCTATTCATTATCTCTCTGCCGCCGAGTGTTTTTAGTTCGACACTATTAGTTGTAGGTGATTCCCATACAGTTGGCCCATTTGGCCGTAGGTTGGATGAGAATCTTAGAAAAGAGGGACATAAGGTTTCTACTTTTGCTAGTTGCGGATCAATTGCTGGATGGTGGTATACAGGTAAGAAAACAACATGTGGTTACTTATCTATTGATGAGTCCGGCAAATTGAGTGAGGCCACTCAACACACGACCCCACTAATTGAAAACCTTCTTTCTGAAATTCGTCCTGATATCGTTCTTGTGGCATTCGGTTCTAATTATGTGAAGACTCCGAGTGATGAGTTCGTGAAGAAAGACCTTCAAAAACTTCTTACAAGTATCAACGCTTCAGGTGCGAAATGCTTCTGGATTACTCCGCCTGATATGCGATTATATCGGAAAGAAATTCCTCGTATTAAAAAGCTTATTGAAGAAACTGTTCACTGCGCTCTATTCGATAGCGAGACCGTGACAAAGTATCCTGAGACTGGTGGTGACGGAGTTCATTACTGGTCCGCAAAAGGCACACCGATTGCGAAAGCGTGGGCAGATGCTGTTGTACAATCATTAATGACTCGCCCGTAA
- a CDS encoding cation-transporting P-type ATPase, protein MERELLAPHNFSQNEILKLLSTSTDGLSDEEVKSRIEAFGPNIFPVAQSPGMIKIFFKQFLSPLIYVLFAAAALSVFLGDLTDAFFIFIVLIINALIGTTQEYSAEKSAEALKQLSAQHALVIRNGQQKKSYLKSWSPAIWFY, encoded by the coding sequence ATGGAAAGAGAATTACTAGCTCCGCATAATTTTTCGCAGAATGAAATTTTAAAGCTTCTTTCCACCTCAACTGACGGTCTGTCGGATGAGGAAGTCAAATCCAGAATTGAAGCCTTTGGGCCCAATATATTTCCTGTTGCTCAATCACCGGGAATGATAAAAATATTCTTCAAACAATTCTTGAGCCCACTTATCTATGTGCTTTTTGCAGCTGCCGCATTATCTGTTTTCCTCGGTGATCTAACAGACGCCTTTTTTATATTTATTGTTCTCATTATTAATGCATTGATCGGGACGACTCAAGAGTACAGCGCAGAAAAAAGTGCAGAGGCCCTTAAGCAATTGAGCGCCCAGCATGCTTTGGTGATAAGAAATGGTCAACAAAAAAAATCCTATCTGAAGAGCTGGTCCCCGGCGATATGGTTTTATTAG
- a CDS encoding cation-translocating P-type ATPase — translation MVLLESGSKVPADLRLINSHSLEIDESLLTGESISIGKNDDLVLDKDVVLADRLNMAFTGSLVMKGRAEGVVTSTGLQTELGRIAKGLEEESPARAPLIIRMEGLTKKISYLLIFVSIVLASYLLWEGQSLTNVFIFVVALAVSAIPEGLPVALTVALSIAAKKMAKRHVVVRSLPAVEALGSCTFIATDKTGTLTINKLTIKKILLSEGRDSEINELNPGNANISKGDLKLKKFIVASILCNEARQEGESFYGDSVDVAFLVFSREMEVSHEEVRNEFQLVQVIPYEPVNKYAAVLHQKNGEGFISVKGALEVILPWCRSVDRSKILRDGERLARSGLRVLAVAQKNVSDCIIPLQEQLHELDFLGVVGMIDPLRPEAFDAVKLCEKAGIEVAMVTGDHPETALTIANELGLTKRFQTVVTGEDLKNVNDTSKKNLILSSRVFARVEPRQKLEIVNALIQNGKFVAVTGDGANDAPALKAAHVGIAMGESGTDLAKETAELILTDDRFASIVSGIEEGRIAYNNVRKVVYLSISTGIAEILLFILSMIFKTPMPLTAIQLLWLNLVTNGIQDVALAFEPGEGDELQRPPRRPNEPILNRSMLERVIISSTVMGGVCFWHFNFFIKSGLELESARNLTLLLLVLFENIMVGNCRSEVRSVFTLKPLRNPFLLIGTLGAQILHILALYIPGLNDALGIRPVSFESWLYLLAVSLTVLLAIETYKFWRRFYPLKS, via the coding sequence ATGGTTTTATTAGAGTCAGGCTCAAAAGTTCCCGCCGATCTCAGATTAATCAATTCTCATTCATTAGAAATCGATGAATCTTTATTAACTGGAGAATCTATCTCCATTGGTAAAAATGATGATCTTGTTCTGGATAAAGATGTGGTTTTAGCTGATAGGCTTAATATGGCCTTCACCGGTTCTTTAGTGATGAAGGGAAGGGCCGAAGGAGTTGTGACTTCAACGGGACTTCAAACTGAATTAGGTCGGATTGCAAAAGGATTGGAAGAAGAGAGTCCCGCTCGAGCGCCGCTCATAATTAGAATGGAAGGATTGACCAAAAAAATTTCTTATCTTCTGATTTTCGTCTCCATCGTTTTAGCGTCTTATTTATTGTGGGAAGGTCAGAGTTTAACAAATGTCTTTATATTTGTTGTTGCCCTTGCAGTTTCGGCCATTCCAGAAGGTTTACCTGTCGCTTTAACGGTTGCCTTGTCCATCGCCGCCAAAAAGATGGCCAAGAGGCACGTTGTAGTTAGGAGTTTACCTGCTGTGGAGGCCCTCGGGTCTTGTACTTTTATTGCCACTGATAAAACCGGGACACTAACCATCAATAAGTTGACCATAAAAAAAATACTATTAAGTGAAGGCAGGGATAGCGAAATAAATGAGTTGAATCCTGGAAATGCGAACATCTCTAAAGGGGACTTAAAACTAAAAAAATTTATCGTTGCCTCTATCCTCTGTAATGAGGCCCGACAGGAGGGGGAGAGTTTTTATGGCGATTCCGTCGATGTTGCATTTTTGGTCTTTTCTCGGGAGATGGAAGTTTCTCACGAAGAAGTAAGAAATGAGTTTCAACTTGTTCAAGTCATTCCTTACGAGCCAGTCAATAAATACGCCGCCGTCCTTCATCAGAAAAATGGTGAAGGGTTTATTTCTGTGAAGGGCGCGCTGGAAGTTATATTACCTTGGTGTAGATCCGTTGATCGTTCGAAAATTTTGAGAGATGGTGAACGGTTGGCACGATCCGGACTAAGAGTTCTGGCAGTTGCCCAGAAAAATGTTTCGGACTGTATCATCCCATTGCAAGAACAACTACATGAATTAGATTTTCTAGGAGTTGTTGGAATGATCGATCCTTTAAGACCCGAGGCCTTCGATGCCGTAAAACTTTGTGAGAAAGCAGGTATAGAGGTCGCCATGGTAACGGGTGATCATCCTGAGACTGCTCTCACAATTGCAAATGAACTTGGTCTGACAAAAAGATTTCAGACCGTTGTGACTGGAGAAGATTTAAAGAATGTAAATGATACTTCAAAAAAAAACTTGATATTGTCTTCAAGGGTCTTTGCCCGAGTAGAACCACGTCAGAAGCTGGAAATTGTAAATGCACTCATCCAGAATGGAAAGTTTGTTGCTGTAACCGGTGATGGAGCAAATGATGCTCCTGCTTTAAAGGCGGCTCATGTAGGAATTGCCATGGGGGAAAGCGGAACTGACTTGGCCAAAGAAACTGCAGAACTCATTTTAACGGATGATAGATTTGCCTCCATTGTATCAGGAATCGAAGAAGGAAGAATAGCCTACAATAATGTGAGAAAGGTTGTGTATTTATCTATTTCAACCGGGATCGCTGAAATTTTGCTTTTTATTCTAAGTATGATCTTTAAAACGCCCATGCCATTAACTGCTATTCAATTGTTATGGCTGAATTTAGTCACTAATGGAATTCAAGATGTTGCCCTCGCTTTTGAACCGGGTGAAGGTGATGAATTACAAAGACCGCCTCGAAGACCAAATGAACCTATTTTAAATCGGAGTATGCTTGAAAGAGTGATCATTTCCTCCACTGTCATGGGCGGCGTCTGCTTTTGGCATTTCAATTTTTTCATTAAAAGCGGCCTGGAGCTTGAGTCGGCACGAAATTTAACACTTCTATTATTGGTTTTATTTGAAAACATTATGGTTGGGAATTGTCGTTCTGAAGTCAGATCGGTTTTTACGTTGAAA